One window of the Saccopteryx leptura isolate mSacLep1 chromosome 9, mSacLep1_pri_phased_curated, whole genome shotgun sequence genome contains the following:
- the SLC38A7 gene encoding sodium-coupled neutral amino acid transporter 7 isoform X1, which yields MAHVSINSDPGEWGSSTDPGERARLLQSPCVDSVPKSEGEASPGSRGTTSTFGAIFIVVNACLGAGLLNFPAAFSTAGGVAAGVTLQMGMLVFIISGLVILAYCSQASNERTYQEVVWAVCGKLTGVLCEVSIAIYTFGTCITFLIIIGDQQDKIIAVLAKEPEGAGGSPWYTDRKFTISLTAVLFILPLSIPREIGFQKYASFLSVVGTWYVTAIVIIKYIWPDKEMTPGDILTRPASWAAVFNAMPTICFGFQVPAARSLSPLGALPTLGWSPQCWQDCHVSSVPIFNSMQQPEVKTWGGVVTAAMVIALAVYMGTGICGFLTFGAAVDPDVLLSYPSNDMAVAVARAFIILSVLTSYAILHFCGRAVLEGLWLRYQGVPVEEDVGRERRRRVLQTLAWFLLTLLLALFIPDIGKVISVIGGLAACFIFVFPGLCLIQAKLSEMEEVKPASWWALVSYGVLLVTLGAFIFGQTTANAIFVDLLA from the exons ATGGCCCATGTCAGCATCAACAGTGACCCTGGCGAGTGGGGCTCCAGCACGGACCCTGGGGAGCGGGCCCGTCTGTTGCAGAGTCCCTGTGTGGACTCGGTCCCTAAGAGTGAGGGGGAGGCCTCCCCTGGAAGCAGAGGCACCACATCCACATTTGGGGCCATCTTCATTGTAGTCAACGCCTGCCTGGGTGCAGGACTGCTCAACTTCCCGGCAGCCTTCAGCACCGCCGGGGGCGTGGCAGCCGGCGTCACCCTGCAGATG GGCATGCTGGTTTTCATCATCAGCGGCCTCGTCATCCTGGCCTACTGCTCCCAAGCCAGCAACGAGCGGACCTACCAGGAGGTGGTGTGGGCCGTGTGTGGCAAGCTGACGGGCGTGCTGTGTGAGGTGTCCATTGCCATCTATACCTTCGGCACCTGCATCACCTTCCTCATCATCATTGGGGACCAGCAGGACAAAA TTATAGCTGTGCTGGCAAAGGAGCCTGAGGGGGCCGGCGGCAGCCCCTGGTACACAGACCGCAAGTTCACCATCAGCCTCACTGCCGTCCTCTTCATCCTGCCTCTTTCCATCCCCCGGGAGATCGGCTTCCAGAAATACGCCAG CTTCCTGAGCGTCGTGGGCACCTGGTACGTCACTGCCATCGTCATCATCAAGTACATCTGGCCGGATAAAGAGATGACCCCAGGGGACATCCTGACCAG GCCAGCGTCCTGGGCAGCCGTGTTCAATGCCATGCCCACCATCTGCTTTGGATTTCAGGTGCCAGCTGCGAGGTCCCTGTCTCCCCTTGGCGCACTCCCCACCCTGGGATGGAGCCCACAGTGCTGGCAGGAT TGCCACGTGAGCAGTGTGCCCATCTTCAACAGCATGCAGCAGCCCGAGGTGAAGACCTGGGGCGGCGTGGTGACGGCCGCCATGGTCATAGCCCTCGCTGTGTACATGGGCACAG GCATCTGTGGCTTCCTGACCTTTGGAGCAGCTGTGGACCCCGATGTGCTGCTGTCCTACCCCTCCAATGACATGGCAGTGGCCGTGGCCCGCGCCTTCATCATCCTGAGCGTGCTCACCTCCTACGCCATCCTGCACTTCTGCGGGCG GGCGGTGCTGGAAGGCCTGTGGCTGCGCTACCAGGGCGTTCCGGTGGAGGAGGACGTGGGGCGGGAGCGGCGGCGGCGCGTGCTGCAGACTCTCGCCTGGTTCCTGCTCACCCTGCTGCTGGCGCTCTTCATCCCCGACATCGGCAAGGTCATCTCGGTCATCGGAGGCCTGGCCGCCTGCTTCATCTTTGTCTTCCCAG GGCTGTGCCTCATTCAAGCCAAACTGTCTGAGATGGAGGAGGTCAAGCCAGCCAG CTGGTGGGCGCTGGTCAGTTACGGAGTCCTCTTAGTCACTCTGGGAGCCTTCATCTTCGGCCAGACCACAGCCAACGCCATCTTTGTGGATCTGCTGGCATAA
- the SLC38A7 gene encoding sodium-coupled neutral amino acid transporter 7 isoform X2 — translation MAHVSINSDPGEWGSSTDPGERARLLQSPCVDSVPKSEGEASPGSRGTTSTFGAIFIVVNACLGAGLLNFPAAFSTAGGVAAGVTLQMGMLVFIISGLVILAYCSQASNERTYQEVVWAVCGKLTGVLCEVSIAIYTFGTCITFLIIIGDQQDKIIAVLAKEPEGAGGSPWYTDRKFTISLTAVLFILPLSIPREIGFQKYASFLSVVGTWYVTAIVIIKYIWPDKEMTPGDILTRPASWAAVFNAMPTICFGFQCHVSSVPIFNSMQQPEVKTWGGVVTAAMVIALAVYMGTGICGFLTFGAAVDPDVLLSYPSNDMAVAVARAFIILSVLTSYAILHFCGRAVLEGLWLRYQGVPVEEDVGRERRRRVLQTLAWFLLTLLLALFIPDIGKVISVIGGLAACFIFVFPGLCLIQAKLSEMEEVKPASWWALVSYGVLLVTLGAFIFGQTTANAIFVDLLA, via the exons ATGGCCCATGTCAGCATCAACAGTGACCCTGGCGAGTGGGGCTCCAGCACGGACCCTGGGGAGCGGGCCCGTCTGTTGCAGAGTCCCTGTGTGGACTCGGTCCCTAAGAGTGAGGGGGAGGCCTCCCCTGGAAGCAGAGGCACCACATCCACATTTGGGGCCATCTTCATTGTAGTCAACGCCTGCCTGGGTGCAGGACTGCTCAACTTCCCGGCAGCCTTCAGCACCGCCGGGGGCGTGGCAGCCGGCGTCACCCTGCAGATG GGCATGCTGGTTTTCATCATCAGCGGCCTCGTCATCCTGGCCTACTGCTCCCAAGCCAGCAACGAGCGGACCTACCAGGAGGTGGTGTGGGCCGTGTGTGGCAAGCTGACGGGCGTGCTGTGTGAGGTGTCCATTGCCATCTATACCTTCGGCACCTGCATCACCTTCCTCATCATCATTGGGGACCAGCAGGACAAAA TTATAGCTGTGCTGGCAAAGGAGCCTGAGGGGGCCGGCGGCAGCCCCTGGTACACAGACCGCAAGTTCACCATCAGCCTCACTGCCGTCCTCTTCATCCTGCCTCTTTCCATCCCCCGGGAGATCGGCTTCCAGAAATACGCCAG CTTCCTGAGCGTCGTGGGCACCTGGTACGTCACTGCCATCGTCATCATCAAGTACATCTGGCCGGATAAAGAGATGACCCCAGGGGACATCCTGACCAG GCCAGCGTCCTGGGCAGCCGTGTTCAATGCCATGCCCACCATCTGCTTTGGATTTCAG TGCCACGTGAGCAGTGTGCCCATCTTCAACAGCATGCAGCAGCCCGAGGTGAAGACCTGGGGCGGCGTGGTGACGGCCGCCATGGTCATAGCCCTCGCTGTGTACATGGGCACAG GCATCTGTGGCTTCCTGACCTTTGGAGCAGCTGTGGACCCCGATGTGCTGCTGTCCTACCCCTCCAATGACATGGCAGTGGCCGTGGCCCGCGCCTTCATCATCCTGAGCGTGCTCACCTCCTACGCCATCCTGCACTTCTGCGGGCG GGCGGTGCTGGAAGGCCTGTGGCTGCGCTACCAGGGCGTTCCGGTGGAGGAGGACGTGGGGCGGGAGCGGCGGCGGCGCGTGCTGCAGACTCTCGCCTGGTTCCTGCTCACCCTGCTGCTGGCGCTCTTCATCCCCGACATCGGCAAGGTCATCTCGGTCATCGGAGGCCTGGCCGCCTGCTTCATCTTTGTCTTCCCAG GGCTGTGCCTCATTCAAGCCAAACTGTCTGAGATGGAGGAGGTCAAGCCAGCCAG CTGGTGGGCGCTGGTCAGTTACGGAGTCCTCTTAGTCACTCTGGGAGCCTTCATCTTCGGCCAGACCACAGCCAACGCCATCTTTGTGGATCTGCTGGCATAA